In Synechococcus sp. KORDI-52, one genomic interval encodes:
- a CDS encoding Re/Si-specific NAD(P)(+) transhydrogenase subunit alpha, which produces MPRLLIPVESTPGETRVAATPDTVKKFISLGCSVAVERGAGTASGYLDNAYAAQGADLVETGDASAWSQADVLLCVQTPSATSLARLRQGALVVGLLSPYANDELTAALKRSVLSAMALELLPRISRAQSADALSSQANIAGYKSVLLASAALDRYFPMLMTAAGTVQPAKVVILGAGVAGLQAVATARRLGAVVYVSDIRPAVKEQVESLGARFIEPPEMEDKPSESGGYAKQASDAFLAAQRQQLSDQLAEADVAICTAQVPGRRAPRLISADMLDRMRPGSVVVDLAVAQGGNCADTVPGETVDRKGVKLIGGNDLPCSVPNHASALYARNLVALLEPTLKDGVLSLDLEDELIAGCLIAQDGTIRRGDVLTPGAN; this is translated from the coding sequence TTGCCCAGACTTCTGATACCGGTGGAGTCGACACCGGGAGAAACCCGGGTCGCGGCAACGCCCGACACGGTCAAGAAATTCATCTCGTTGGGCTGCAGCGTCGCAGTCGAACGGGGAGCCGGAACGGCTTCCGGCTATCTCGATAACGCCTATGCCGCCCAGGGTGCGGATCTGGTCGAGACTGGGGATGCGTCGGCCTGGAGTCAGGCGGACGTTCTGCTCTGCGTTCAAACGCCGAGCGCGACCAGTCTGGCCCGCCTGCGCCAGGGGGCGTTGGTGGTGGGTCTGCTTTCCCCGTACGCCAACGATGAGCTGACGGCAGCCCTCAAGCGGAGCGTGCTCTCCGCCATGGCTCTGGAACTGTTACCCCGGATCAGCCGGGCTCAGTCTGCGGATGCGTTGTCGTCCCAGGCCAACATCGCCGGGTACAAGTCGGTGCTGCTGGCCTCAGCCGCGCTCGACCGTTACTTCCCGATGCTGATGACGGCAGCGGGCACCGTTCAGCCGGCCAAGGTGGTGATTCTCGGAGCGGGCGTGGCCGGCCTCCAGGCCGTGGCCACGGCCCGCCGTCTTGGCGCCGTCGTTTATGTCAGCGACATCAGACCGGCGGTGAAGGAGCAGGTTGAATCCCTTGGGGCCCGTTTCATCGAGCCCCCTGAGATGGAGGACAAGCCTTCGGAATCCGGTGGCTACGCCAAACAGGCCTCCGATGCCTTCCTGGCGGCCCAGCGCCAGCAGCTGTCGGATCAGCTGGCTGAGGCCGATGTTGCCATCTGCACCGCCCAGGTGCCCGGTCGTCGTGCCCCGCGCCTGATCAGCGCAGACATGCTGGATCGGATGCGCCCAGGCTCTGTGGTGGTTGACCTGGCCGTGGCCCAGGGCGGTAACTGTGCCGACACCGTTCCTGGCGAGACCGTGGATCGCAAGGGTGTGAAGCTGATCGGCGGCAACGACCTGCCCTGCAGCGTTCCCAATCACGCCAGTGCGCTTTACGCCCGCAATCTTGTGGCCCTGCTGGAGCCCACCCTTAAGGACGGCGTCCTCAGCCTCGACCTCGAGGATGAACTGATCGCCGGCTGTCTGATCGCCCAGGACGGCACCATCCGTCGTGGCGATGTCCTCACCCCAGGTGCCAACTGA
- a CDS encoding NAD(P) transhydrogenase subunit alpha yields the protein MFVEFLWVLLLGSLLGLELIGKVPPTLHTPLMSGANAISGITVLAALTAIIKAGDNTVLLLLGSVSLGFALFNVIGGFLVTDRMLAMFSRKPARKENR from the coding sequence ATGTTTGTTGAATTCCTCTGGGTTCTCCTGCTTGGCAGCCTGCTTGGGCTGGAGCTGATCGGCAAGGTTCCCCCCACCTTGCACACTCCGTTGATGAGCGGAGCCAATGCCATTTCGGGCATCACCGTGCTGGCAGCCCTCACCGCCATCATCAAAGCCGGCGATAACACCGTGCTGTTGCTGCTCGGTTCCGTCTCGCTGGGCTTTGCCCTGTTCAATGTGATCGGGGGCTTCCTCGTGACCGATCGCATGCTGGCCATGTTCAGCCGCAAGCCTGCTCGCAAGGAAAACCGCTGA
- a CDS encoding NAD(P)(+) transhydrogenase (Re/Si-specific) subunit beta, whose amino-acid sequence MTDLLKYAIELVAVLLLALGIKGLSKVRSARGANQLAAVAMGLAVLGLLINYLGTSGISSVAWTWIIAGTLVGGVLGAITAQRVPMTSMPETVALFNGCGGMSSLLVALAAALYPAALDASGPVAVVSIVVSVFVGAITFTGSIVAMAKLQGWLSTPAWMQSRARHAVNIALAVASLVGAVEMLRNAESGTGLWLLVVASGLLGIGVTLPIGGADMPVVISLLNSYSGVAAAAAGFVVGSQLLIVAGAMVGAAGLILTQVMCNGMNRSLVSVLFGGALGATSATGGGGGEYTNITSCSVEECALTLEAAERVVIVPGYGLAVAQAQHTLREVTRVLESAGIDVAYAIHPVAGRMPGHMNVLLAEADVPYEQLQEMDQINPEFPATDVVLVLGANDVVNPQAKNDSSSPLYGMPVLDVQDARTVFVVKRGMSAGYSGIKNDLFELANTSMLFGDAKKVLGDLLVELKDLGLGKK is encoded by the coding sequence ATGACTGACCTTCTCAAATACGCGATCGAGCTGGTTGCGGTTCTGTTGCTTGCCCTTGGCATTAAGGGGCTGTCCAAGGTGCGCTCCGCCCGTGGAGCCAATCAGCTGGCTGCTGTGGCCATGGGCCTCGCCGTGCTGGGCCTGCTGATCAACTACCTCGGCACCAGCGGCATCAGCAGCGTGGCCTGGACATGGATCATCGCCGGAACCTTGGTGGGTGGTGTGCTCGGTGCCATCACCGCCCAGCGGGTGCCGATGACCTCGATGCCCGAGACAGTCGCCCTCTTCAACGGCTGCGGCGGCATGTCGTCGCTGTTGGTGGCCCTGGCGGCTGCGCTGTATCCGGCAGCCCTTGATGCATCAGGCCCCGTGGCCGTGGTGTCGATCGTGGTCTCCGTGTTCGTGGGGGCGATCACCTTCACCGGCTCGATCGTTGCCATGGCCAAGCTGCAGGGCTGGCTGTCCACGCCGGCCTGGATGCAGAGCAGGGCCCGCCATGCCGTGAACATCGCTCTGGCGGTGGCATCGCTGGTGGGTGCCGTTGAGATGCTGCGCAACGCTGAGTCGGGCACAGGCCTCTGGCTGCTGGTGGTGGCCTCGGGCCTGCTGGGGATCGGGGTGACGCTGCCGATCGGCGGCGCCGACATGCCCGTGGTGATTTCGCTGCTGAACAGCTACTCCGGTGTGGCTGCTGCCGCTGCCGGTTTCGTGGTGGGCAGCCAGTTGCTGATCGTGGCCGGTGCCATGGTCGGTGCTGCAGGCTTGATCCTCACCCAGGTGATGTGCAACGGCATGAACCGTTCCCTGGTGTCAGTGTTGTTTGGTGGCGCCCTGGGTGCCACGAGTGCTACAGGCGGTGGCGGTGGTGAATACACCAACATCACCAGCTGCAGCGTTGAGGAATGCGCTCTCACTCTCGAAGCAGCTGAACGGGTGGTGATTGTTCCGGGTTATGGCTTGGCTGTGGCCCAGGCGCAGCACACCCTGCGGGAAGTGACCCGGGTTCTTGAGAGTGCAGGCATCGATGTGGCTTACGCCATTCACCCCGTGGCAGGCCGCATGCCGGGGCACATGAATGTGCTGCTGGCTGAGGCGGATGTGCCCTACGAGCAGCTCCAGGAAATGGACCAGATCAATCCCGAGTTCCCCGCCACCGACGTGGTGCTGGTGCTGGGGGCCAACGATGTGGTCAATCCTCAGGCCAAGAACGACTCCAGTTCGCCGTTGTACGGCATGCCCGTGCTCGATGTGCAGGATGCCCGCACGGTGTTTGTGGTGAAACGGGGCATGAGCGCTGGATATTCCGGCATCAAGAACGACCTGTTTGAGCTGGCCAACACGTCGATGTTGTTCGGCGATGCGAAAAAGGTGCTTGGCGACCTTTTGGTGGAACTCAAGGATCTGGGCCTGGGCAAGAAGTGA
- a CDS encoding alpha/beta fold hydrolase, translating into MTVRGGDHPQLLQRLGLPSFQQRWPWIGGDLQTLRDTLREVDLPHEQGVPIEIPVPALPSGAADAGALLALLDQPQGESKGLVLLLHGLGGSSSREGLRRMGVALQVAGFAVLRLNLRGADPGRHLAGGTYAARCNSDLLPVIARARTLAAGRPLLGAGISLGGTMLLNACLALPGVLDGLFCASSPLDLAACSASIERPRNRIYQRWLLKRLVRQTLADPFGVSREEEVTLQATPPRSIRAFDSALTAPRWGFANVEAYYREASPLQHLVTACDAMPPTLLLQALDDPWVPASSAMHLSEALPLEAPIRLLFTRHGGHNGFHGRGGCWGDQLAAAWLSAITDR; encoded by the coding sequence GTGACGGTCCGCGGCGGTGATCACCCCCAGCTGCTTCAGCGGCTGGGGCTTCCGTCGTTTCAGCAGCGCTGGCCGTGGATCGGTGGCGATCTGCAAACCCTTCGCGACACCCTGCGCGAGGTCGATCTGCCCCATGAACAAGGGGTTCCGATTGAAATCCCTGTGCCCGCCCTGCCCAGTGGAGCGGCGGATGCCGGGGCCTTGCTGGCCTTGCTCGATCAGCCGCAAGGGGAGTCCAAGGGCCTGGTGCTGTTGCTGCACGGCCTGGGGGGATCCAGTTCCCGGGAAGGCCTGAGGCGGATGGGTGTTGCCCTGCAAGTCGCAGGTTTTGCGGTGCTGCGCCTGAATCTGCGCGGTGCTGATCCAGGCCGGCATCTGGCGGGTGGAACCTACGCAGCGCGCTGCAACAGCGATCTGTTGCCGGTGATCGCGCGGGCCAGAACCTTGGCGGCGGGCCGGCCGCTGCTGGGGGCCGGCATCTCTCTGGGCGGCACGATGTTGCTGAATGCCTGTCTGGCTTTGCCTGGCGTGCTCGATGGCCTGTTCTGTGCCAGCAGTCCCCTGGATCTGGCCGCCTGCAGTGCCTCGATCGAGCGGCCGCGCAATCGCATCTATCAACGCTGGCTGCTCAAGCGATTGGTGCGGCAGACCCTGGCGGACCCCTTTGGGGTGAGCCGTGAGGAGGAGGTCACGCTGCAGGCGACCCCTCCCCGTTCGATCCGTGCCTTCGACAGTGCTTTGACGGCTCCCCGTTGGGGCTTCGCGAACGTGGAGGCCTATTACCGCGAGGCGTCCCCCTTGCAGCACCTGGTGACCGCCTGCGATGCGATGCCGCCCACGCTGCTGCTGCAGGCCCTCGATGATCCCTGGGTTCCCGCTTCCTCAGCGATGCATCTCAGCGAGGCGTTGCCGCTCGAAGCACCGATTCGCCTCTTGTTCACGCGTCATGGCGGACACAATGGATTCCATGGGCGTGGGGGCTGCTGGGGGGATCAGCTGGCGGCGGCCTGGCTCAGCGCCATCACCGACCGCTGA
- a CDS encoding ferredoxin, which translates to MHRVSHHLLLCATASKAKCCDPQLGAESWAALKQGIQRLDLENPQRDQGIVLRSKADCLRICSNGPVLLIWPDGCWYGGVTPERIDRILTEHVVGGHPIDDWLIQRSVMALSQAAAS; encoded by the coding sequence ATCCACCGGGTGAGCCACCATCTCCTGCTCTGCGCAACGGCCAGCAAAGCCAAGTGCTGCGACCCTCAGCTTGGTGCTGAGAGCTGGGCTGCACTGAAGCAGGGCATCCAACGGCTGGATCTGGAGAACCCACAACGGGACCAGGGCATCGTGCTGCGCAGCAAAGCGGACTGCCTCAGAATCTGCAGCAACGGTCCGGTGCTGCTGATCTGGCCCGATGGCTGCTGGTACGGCGGTGTGACGCCGGAGCGCATCGATCGGATCCTCACCGAACATGTGGTCGGGGGGCATCCCATTGATGACTGGTTGATTCAGCGGTCGGTGATGGCGCTGAGCCAGGCCGCCGCCAGCTGA
- a CDS encoding 1-deoxy-D-xylulose-5-phosphate reductoisomerase produces MKAISVLGSTGSIGTQTLQIAEEFPEQFRVVALTAGRNLNLLVEQIQRHRPDVVALADADLLPELQERLKLAGLAAPEAPQLVGGPDGLNIAAAWDSADLVVTGIVGCAGLLPTLAAIRAGKDLALANKETLIAAGPVVLPELKKSGSRLLPADSEHSAIFQCLQGTPWAENARLSTGVPTPGLRRIQLTASGGAFRDWMAADLEKATVADATSHPNWSMGRKITVDSASLMNKGLEVIEAHYLFGLDYDHIEIVIHPQSIIHSMVELADSSVLAQLGWPDMKLPILYCLSWPSRLETPWRRLDLTEVGQLSFRGPDPAKYPCMELAYAAGRAGGTMPAVMNAANEEAVAQFLEERIHFLDIPAVIEAACERHKPDLMAQPQLDDVLRVDQWARTAVREQVARGVTRLSMGALAV; encoded by the coding sequence ATGAAAGCCATCAGCGTGCTTGGATCCACGGGCTCCATCGGTACCCAGACCCTTCAGATCGCTGAGGAGTTTCCGGAACAGTTCCGCGTTGTGGCGCTGACGGCCGGCCGCAATCTGAACCTGCTGGTGGAACAGATCCAGAGGCATCGCCCTGACGTGGTGGCCCTGGCCGATGCCGATCTCCTTCCTGAACTGCAGGAGCGTTTGAAGCTGGCAGGCCTTGCAGCCCCCGAGGCACCGCAGCTGGTTGGTGGACCGGACGGCCTCAATATCGCTGCCGCCTGGGACAGCGCCGACCTGGTGGTGACGGGCATCGTTGGCTGCGCCGGCCTGTTGCCGACCCTGGCAGCGATCCGGGCCGGCAAGGACCTCGCCCTGGCCAACAAGGAAACACTGATTGCCGCCGGCCCTGTGGTGTTACCGGAGCTGAAAAAGAGCGGCAGCCGACTGCTGCCGGCTGATTCGGAACATTCGGCCATTTTCCAGTGCCTGCAGGGAACCCCCTGGGCTGAAAACGCACGGTTGTCCACTGGAGTGCCCACACCTGGGCTGCGCCGGATTCAGTTGACGGCCTCCGGCGGCGCCTTCCGCGACTGGATGGCCGCCGACCTTGAAAAGGCCACCGTGGCCGATGCCACCAGTCATCCCAACTGGAGCATGGGCCGCAAGATCACCGTGGATTCCGCCTCCCTGATGAACAAGGGCCTGGAGGTGATCGAAGCCCACTATCTCTTCGGCCTGGATTACGACCACATCGAGATCGTGATCCATCCCCAGAGCATCATTCATTCGATGGTCGAGCTGGCGGATTCGTCCGTTCTGGCCCAGCTGGGCTGGCCCGACATGAAGCTGCCCATCCTTTACTGCCTGAGTTGGCCGTCTCGGCTGGAAACGCCATGGCGCCGCCTGGATCTCACCGAAGTGGGCCAGCTCAGCTTCCGAGGCCCCGATCCCGCCAAGTACCCCTGCATGGAACTGGCCTACGCCGCAGGACGCGCCGGCGGCACCATGCCCGCGGTGATGAATGCCGCCAACGAAGAGGCCGTCGCGCAGTTCCTTGAGGAGAGGATCCACTTCCTCGATATCCCTGCAGTGATCGAGGCCGCCTGTGAGCGGCACAAGCCCGACCTGATGGCTCAACCGCAGCTGGACGACGTGCTGCGGGTGGATCAGTGGGCCCGCACCGCTGTGCGCGAACAGGTGGCTCGCGGTGTCACCCGTTTGTCCATGGGAGCGCTCGCCGTTTGA
- a CDS encoding sodium-dependent transporter yields the protein MAKEQWRSGLGFVLASAGSAVGLGNLWGFAYRASQGGGGAFLLLYVVVVLLVCLPVLVAEMVLGRSTGQSPLLAPVAAAGRRWQPMGWLFVLAASGILAFYAVLMGWTVATLVQTLTQGLPADIASAEAFFAGLSGGRSALIGHLLSLAATAVVVAAGVRGGIERLSRWGLPLLFVLLIGLAVWAAGLDGASEGYRTFLLRWDTSQLHNPTTIRNAFTQAFFSIGTGIGCILAYAAYLSRRAHLPREAVAVVGMDTAVGLLAGMVTFPVVMSFGLKDVISSSTLGTIFIALPTGLGSLGFTGQVVAVLFFALALIAAITSAVSLLEVPVACLIDRLGWSRSRAVWVATALIFVAGLPAATSTEVLGWMDSVFGGLLLILGGLLLALLLGWVLPDRFQEELTRSGSPVWLRRFLLVMLRWISPPVVAVGLVISVVDLLPS from the coding sequence ATGGCGAAGGAACAGTGGCGATCGGGGCTGGGTTTTGTCTTGGCGTCTGCCGGCAGTGCCGTTGGACTGGGCAACCTCTGGGGCTTTGCTTACCGCGCCTCCCAAGGCGGTGGCGGCGCCTTTCTGCTGCTGTATGTGGTGGTCGTGCTGTTGGTCTGCCTGCCGGTGCTGGTGGCTGAAATGGTGTTGGGGCGCAGCACGGGGCAAAGTCCCCTTTTGGCGCCCGTGGCGGCAGCCGGTCGGCGCTGGCAGCCGATGGGCTGGCTGTTCGTGCTGGCGGCCAGTGGAATTCTGGCCTTCTACGCCGTGCTGATGGGCTGGACCGTGGCGACGCTGGTGCAGACGCTGACCCAGGGGCTTCCGGCGGATATCGCCTCAGCTGAAGCGTTTTTCGCCGGTCTCAGTGGCGGCCGATCTGCCTTGATCGGCCATTTGCTGAGTCTGGCGGCCACCGCTGTTGTGGTGGCCGCTGGCGTGCGCGGAGGAATCGAGCGGTTGTCCCGCTGGGGCCTGCCGCTGTTGTTTGTTCTGTTGATCGGCCTTGCGGTCTGGGCCGCAGGTCTTGACGGTGCCTCAGAGGGTTATCGCACGTTTTTGCTGCGCTGGGACACCAGCCAGTTGCATAACCCCACCACAATTCGCAATGCCTTCACCCAGGCCTTCTTCTCGATCGGCACGGGAATCGGTTGCATTTTGGCCTACGCGGCCTACCTGAGCCGGCGGGCCCATCTGCCGCGGGAAGCCGTGGCCGTGGTGGGCATGGACACCGCTGTTGGCTTGCTGGCCGGCATGGTCACGTTCCCCGTGGTGATGAGTTTTGGCCTCAAGGATGTGATCAGCAGTTCCACCCTGGGCACGATCTTCATTGCCCTGCCCACAGGCCTGGGGTCGCTTGGGTTCACCGGACAAGTGGTGGCTGTGCTCTTCTTTGCCCTAGCCCTGATTGCTGCGATCACTTCAGCGGTGTCGCTGCTGGAGGTGCCGGTGGCTTGCTTGATCGATCGTTTGGGGTGGAGCCGGTCGCGGGCCGTTTGGGTGGCCACGGCGTTGATCTTCGTGGCCGGACTGCCGGCCGCCACCTCCACGGAGGTTCTGGGCTGGATGGATTCCGTGTTCGGGGGCCTGTTGCTGATTCTGGGTGGGTTGCTTCTGGCCTTGCTGCTCGGTTGGGTGCTTCCTGATCGCTTTCAGGAGGAGCTCACCCGCTCCGGTAGTCCCGTTTGGCTAAGGCGCTTCCTGCTGGTGATGCTTCGTTGGATTTCGCCGCCTGTGGTTGCCGTCGGTTTGGTGATCAGCGTGGTCGATCTGCTTCCGAGCTGA
- a CDS encoding DUF2721 domain-containing protein, whose translation MSAAPAETLLKAIQLSVSPVFLLAGIGAMMNVLSGRLSRSVDRARDLKHRGEDLDDDETTEFRLIRQRIRLVVRAIALLTLSILLISMVVAVIFLTVVLQINLSMLVATLFVAAMLMLTWAALCFLREIILASKQLQASFGP comes from the coding sequence ATGAGTGCTGCACCAGCGGAGACCCTGCTGAAAGCCATTCAGCTCTCGGTGTCGCCGGTGTTTCTTCTGGCTGGCATCGGGGCGATGATGAACGTGCTGTCGGGCCGTTTGAGCCGCAGTGTGGATCGCGCCAGAGACCTGAAACATCGCGGCGAGGATCTGGACGACGATGAGACGACTGAATTCAGGTTGATTCGTCAGCGCATCCGTTTGGTGGTGCGCGCCATTGCGCTGCTCACCCTGTCCATCCTTTTGATTTCGATGGTTGTGGCCGTGATCTTTCTCACGGTGGTCCTGCAGATCAATCTCTCGATGCTTGTGGCGACGCTGTTCGTGGCCGCCATGCTGATGCTCACCTGGGCAGCACTCTGCTTTCTGCGGGAGATCATCCTTGCCTCCAAGCAGTTGCAGGCCAGCTTTGGGCCCTAA
- the cysS gene encoding cysteine--tRNA ligase has translation MSLRFTNSLTSRTEAFEPLTEGKASIYCCGVTVYDLCHLGHARSYINWDVLRRYLIWRGYDVTYVQNYTDIDDKILNRANEEGITMQAVSERNIEAFEIDMGRLNILPADRMPRATSCIEGIQTLISELETKGAAYSSDGDVYFDISKARNYGKLSGRDPNDQQQGASGRTADGEESRKRHPFDFALWKGAKAGEPSWDSPWGPGRPGWHIECSAMVRQELGQTIDIHLGGGDLVFPHHENEIAQSETANGTTLAKLWMHNGMVNVGGTKMSKSLGNFTTIRALLDSGISPMTLRLFVLQAHYRKPLDFTAEALEAAATGWKGLNAALSLGDRHGDSLDWSTAAALTEGAMTADGDLADTALVELEQRFISAMDDDLNSSGGLAVLFDLAKPLRALANRLERGEDAALPEAELIGLEGRWQLLRHLAAVLGLRAEAEAASNLDDGAIDAAITARKAAKAAKNYAEADRIRDELTAQGVELIDKPGGVTEWIRA, from the coding sequence GTGTCCCTGCGCTTCACCAACAGCCTCACCAGCCGCACCGAAGCGTTCGAGCCCCTCACCGAGGGCAAAGCCAGCATCTATTGCTGCGGCGTGACGGTCTACGACCTCTGCCACCTAGGCCATGCCCGCAGCTACATCAACTGGGATGTGCTGCGTCGTTATCTGATCTGGCGCGGGTACGACGTCACCTACGTCCAGAACTACACCGACATCGACGACAAGATCCTCAATCGCGCCAATGAGGAGGGCATCACGATGCAGGCGGTGAGCGAACGCAACATCGAAGCGTTCGAGATCGACATGGGGCGCCTGAATATCCTCCCAGCCGACCGAATGCCAAGGGCCACAAGCTGCATCGAAGGCATCCAGACACTGATCAGCGAACTGGAAACCAAAGGAGCCGCCTACAGCTCGGATGGTGATGTCTACTTCGACATTTCCAAGGCCAGGAATTACGGCAAGCTCAGCGGCCGCGACCCCAACGACCAGCAGCAGGGAGCCAGCGGTCGAACCGCCGATGGAGAGGAAAGCCGCAAGCGTCATCCCTTTGATTTCGCGCTTTGGAAAGGGGCCAAAGCCGGAGAACCCAGCTGGGACTCCCCCTGGGGGCCAGGCCGCCCGGGCTGGCACATCGAATGCTCAGCGATGGTGCGCCAGGAACTGGGGCAAACCATCGACATTCACCTCGGTGGCGGAGATCTGGTGTTCCCGCACCACGAGAACGAGATCGCTCAGTCGGAAACCGCCAATGGCACAACCCTGGCGAAGCTGTGGATGCACAACGGCATGGTCAATGTCGGTGGCACCAAGATGTCCAAATCGCTCGGCAACTTCACCACCATCCGCGCCTTGCTGGACAGTGGAATCTCGCCGATGACCCTGCGCCTGTTTGTGCTGCAGGCGCACTACCGCAAACCACTTGATTTCACCGCCGAGGCCCTTGAGGCCGCAGCCACCGGCTGGAAGGGTCTGAATGCAGCCCTGAGCCTTGGCGATCGCCATGGCGACAGCCTGGACTGGAGCACAGCCGCAGCGCTCACGGAGGGCGCCATGACGGCGGATGGAGATTTAGCCGACACCGCTCTGGTGGAGCTGGAGCAACGCTTCATCAGCGCCATGGACGATGACCTCAACAGCTCGGGCGGACTGGCCGTGCTCTTCGATCTGGCCAAGCCCCTCCGGGCCCTCGCCAACCGGCTGGAACGGGGGGAAGATGCTGCCCTGCCTGAGGCGGAGTTGATCGGTCTGGAGGGGCGCTGGCAGCTGCTGCGGCACCTGGCGGCGGTGCTGGGACTGCGCGCGGAAGCCGAAGCAGCATCCAACCTCGACGACGGCGCCATTGATGCAGCCATCACGGCGCGCAAGGCCGCAAAAGCCGCGAAGAATTACGCCGAGGCCGACCGGATCCGGGATGAACTCACGGCCCAGGGGGTGGAGCTGATCGACAAACCCGGTGGGGTGACGGAGTGGATCCGGGCCTGA